The Pyxidicoccus sp. MSG2 DNA segment CTCACCAATCACCCGCCACGCCTCCACCACCTCGTTCGCGTCACCGGGGCGCATCACGATGATGCCCGGAATCGCGCGCAGGGAAGCGAGCTGCTCCACCGGCTGGTGCGTGGGCCCGTCCTCGCCCAGGCCGATGGAGTCGTGCGTGAAGATGTGCAGCGCGGGCAGCTCCATCAGCGCGGACAGGCGGATGGCGGGGCGCTGGTAGTCACTGAAGATGAGGAACGTGGCGCCGTAGCCGCGCAGCTTGCTCAGGCACAGGCCGTTGACGATGGAGCCCATCGCGTGCTCGCGCACGCCGAAGTGGATGTTGCGGCCGGCGTACTCCCCGGGCTTCATCGACTCCGAGCCGGTGATGTACGTCTTCGTGGACGGGTTGAGGTCCGCGGAGCCGCCCACCAGCCACGGGTAGTGCTTCGCGACGGCGTTGAGCACCTTGCCGCTGGACTCGCGGGTGGCCATGCCCTTGGCGTCGGCGGGGAACGTCGGCAGCTCCGAGTCCCAGCCCTTGGGCGTGTCCCGGCGCTGCATGCGCTCCAGCTGGTCGGCCAGGTCGGGGAACTGCTTGCGGTACTCCTCGAAGCGCTGCATCCACTCGGTGCGCAGCTGCTTGCCGCGGTTGCCCATGCGCTCCTGGAAGCGCTCGCGCACTCCGTCGGGGACGAGGAACTTCGCGTCCTCGGGCCAGCCGTAGTTGCGCTTGGCGCCCTTGATTTCCTCTTCGCCCAGCGGCTCGCCGTGGGCCTTCGCGGAGCCCTGGAGCTTGGGCGCGCCGAAGGCAATCTGCGTCGTCACGATGATGAGCGTGGGCTTGCCGCGCAACGTCTTGAAGGTGCGCAGGGCCTCGCCCATGGCGGTGAGGTCGTTGGCGTCGGCCACGCGGAGCACGCGCCAGCCGTAGCCCTCGAAGCGGCGGCCCACGTCCTCGGTGAAGGCGAGGTCGGTGCTGCCGTCGATGGAGATGTGGTTGGAGTCGTAGATCCAGCAGAGGTTGGGCAGCTGGAGGTGGCCGGCGACGGAGGCCGCCTCGGAGGCGACGCCCTCCATCAAGTCTCCGTCACCGCAGATGGCGTAGACGTCGTAGCTGAACATCTCGAAGCCGGGGCGGTTGAAGTGCCCGGAGAGCCACCGGCTGGCGATGGCCATGCCCACACTGTTGGAGACGCCCTGGCCCAGGGGGCCGGTGGTGGTCTCCACGCCGCTGGTCCACCGGTACTCCGGGTGGCCGGGGGTGGACGAGTCGAGCTGACGGAACTTCTTGATGTCGTCGAGCGAGACGGTGGGGGCGTCCTCGACGGTGTATTCCCGGGTGACGCGCTTCACTCCGGACAGGTGGAGCAGCGCGTACAGCAGCATGGAGGCGTGGCCGTTGGAGAGGATGAACCTGTCGCGGTCCGGCCAGATGGGGTGGGACGGGTCGTAGCGCAGCTCCTGTTGCCAGAGCTGATACGCCACGGGGGCCAGGGACATGGGTGCCCCCGGGTGGCCCGAGTGGGCCTGCTGCACCGCATCCATGGCCAGGGTGCGGATGGTGTTGATGGCCAGCACGTCCTGCTTGTCGGTCGTCATGGTGTCCTCGCGTTCCCGCTCGCGTGCGGCGCACCATGCCGTAACCGACGCCGGAACGCCGCACGAAACGCGAGCCCGCCCCTCCGGCCGTCCGGCAGTCCACGGGGCAACGGGAATTCATGCCCCGTGGGGCAGGGGAATGCGGCCCGCCTATCGCCGCGCCGCCACGCCCTTCACGGTGCGCCCGCGCGTCAGGTGTGTCACGGCCTCGCCCAGGCCCTCCACGGTGAGGGGGAACATGGGGAAGACGCGGGCCAGGACGGAAATCGTGCCCGAGCGCCACGTGCCCATCGGCTCGGGGTTGAGCCACACGTTGCGCTCGAAGTGCTGGGCCAGCTGCATCATCCACGTCAGCCCTTCCAGCCCGTCCGCCTTGTACTGCCCGTCCGCGTTGGTGCGGATGGACAGCTCGTACGGGGCCATGGAGGCGTCGCCCACCATGACCAGCTTGTGGTGCCGGCCCACCTGCGCGGTCAGCTCCGGCACCGTCATGCCGCCGGTGAGCTGGGGCGTGGCGTAGAGCTTTCCGTAGACGCAGTTGTGGAAGTAATAGATGCGCAGTTCCTTGAAGTGCGTCGCGTGGCTCGCCGCGCTGAACAGCCGGCTCATCACCGCGGCGTACGGGTCCATGGAGCCGCCCACGTCCATGGCCAGCACCACGCGCGTGTTGGGCCGGCGCGGCGGGCGAACCACCACCTCCAGCTCGCCCGCGTTCTTCGCGGTGGCGGCGATGGACTCGTCCACGTCCAGCTCGTCCGGAGCACCGTCGCGAGCGAAGGCCCGCAGCTTGCGCAGCGCCACCGCGAGCTGCCGCGTGTCCAGCACCAGGTCATCGCGATAGCCCGCGTACTTCCGTGCGCCCGCCTGCATCAGCGCCGCGCCCTGCCGGCCGCCCTTGCCGCCCACGCGGATGCCCTCGCGAGCGAAGCCGCCATTGCCGAAGGGAGACGTGCCGCCGGTGCCAACCCACCGGTTGCCGCCGTCGTGGCGCTCCTGCTGCTCGCGCAGGCGCTCCTCGAACATGCGGCGAATCTCCTCCGGGTCCAGCTGCTCCAGCAGCGCCAGCTCCTCGGGGCTCAAGTCCTGCCGCTCGCGAGCCTCCTCCAGCCAGGACAGCAGCTCCTGCGTCAGCTCCAGGCCCGCCGTCTCCACGCCCTTGAAGTGCGCGAGGAACGCCTGGTCGAACGTGTCGAGCTGCGTCTCCGAGTGGACGAGGAGCGCGCGTGCCACATGGTAGAAGCCGTCCAGGCTGCTGTCGTGGAGGCCCGCCTGGAGCGCCCCCGCGAGCGCGAGCGCCTCCTGCGCGCCGACCTTCACCCCGCGCCTGCGCAGCTCGTAGAAGAATGGCAGGAACATGGCGCCGTCCTCTCTTTAGGCCCGGGGACGCCGGCCGCGTCCGAAGGCCTCCGCCACGGAGACCAGGTCCTGCTCCTTCTTCAG contains these protein-coding regions:
- the tkt gene encoding transketolase; the protein is MTTDKQDVLAINTIRTLAMDAVQQAHSGHPGAPMSLAPVAYQLWQQELRYDPSHPIWPDRDRFILSNGHASMLLYALLHLSGVKRVTREYTVEDAPTVSLDDIKKFRQLDSSTPGHPEYRWTSGVETTTGPLGQGVSNSVGMAIASRWLSGHFNRPGFEMFSYDVYAICGDGDLMEGVASEAASVAGHLQLPNLCWIYDSNHISIDGSTDLAFTEDVGRRFEGYGWRVLRVADANDLTAMGEALRTFKTLRGKPTLIIVTTQIAFGAPKLQGSAKAHGEPLGEEEIKGAKRNYGWPEDAKFLVPDGVRERFQERMGNRGKQLRTEWMQRFEEYRKQFPDLADQLERMQRRDTPKGWDSELPTFPADAKGMATRESSGKVLNAVAKHYPWLVGGSADLNPSTKTYITGSESMKPGEYAGRNIHFGVREHAMGSIVNGLCLSKLRGYGATFLIFSDYQRPAIRLSALMELPALHIFTHDSIGLGEDGPTHQPVEQLASLRAIPGIIVMRPGDANEVVEAWRVIGEQRKHPVVLVLTRQAVPTLDRSKYGAASGVRRGGYVLADAEGGKPELILIGTGSEVSLVLDAHEKLKAEGIKSRVVSLPSWELFEQQPQEYQDSVLPPNVKARVAVEKAAAFGWERWVGLSGDVVAMRSFGASAPIKDLQQKFGFTVDNVVQVSKATLAKAKK
- a CDS encoding vWA domain-containing protein, whose translation is MFLPFFYELRRRGVKVGAQEALALAGALQAGLHDSSLDGFYHVARALLVHSETQLDTFDQAFLAHFKGVETAGLELTQELLSWLEEARERQDLSPEELALLEQLDPEEIRRMFEERLREQQERHDGGNRWVGTGGTSPFGNGGFAREGIRVGGKGGRQGAALMQAGARKYAGYRDDLVLDTRQLAVALRKLRAFARDGAPDELDVDESIAATAKNAGELEVVVRPPRRPNTRVVLAMDVGGSMDPYAAVMSRLFSAASHATHFKELRIYYFHNCVYGKLYATPQLTGGMTVPELTAQVGRHHKLVMVGDASMAPYELSIRTNADGQYKADGLEGLTWMMQLAQHFERNVWLNPEPMGTWRSGTISVLARVFPMFPLTVEGLGEAVTHLTRGRTVKGVAARR